Within the Mugil cephalus isolate CIBA_MC_2020 chromosome 1, CIBA_Mcephalus_1.1, whole genome shotgun sequence genome, the region aaagcgGCCAgcatatcagtttaaataaataatcatataaCCTGTCATCGAAGACTTAAATGTGATCAGAAATCTGTCAGTTTCCCAGTGTACGGTAGAGTGAGCCCCTTTAGTGAGTTTTTATTCAGTCCATTCATAATGTAATTCAAGGAATGAAGTTatatttttcagggcttgaaacTGCGGTTGTTTTAGTCACATGTGTAATCTAATATTTTAGAGCAAACAATTATGGTGTGGTGAGTGAAAGTCACACGTCTATGTTGTGTTTCAAAACAGattgaaataataacagtaaataaatcctcagtctttgttagctgCCTCCCCTGTTCTTAAAGactagtgacgcccctggtcAACTCACTATTCTTCCTTTATTCAGTATCCATCAAATACCTGATCCAGGGGCAGCATGGTgttaacagaaaaagaaaacgtgttTTATCAGTGTGAAGGTTTTTGTCGTCCTGCACACTGTTCCCTATTAATCTGGTGTGACTTTGATGCTGTGGGAGGTGTGGGTGGGGGCAGGTTGATTCCAGGTAACAGACCTCTACAGGAGATGACTGTGAATCTAAAATGACACCATGAAACACTGTCAGATAAACCACTGATGAATGGATTCATTACACTGTTAGTATAGAACCATCACTTCATACACACAATGATCTGGtttctgttaaataatgaattaaactCAGAAGCTCTGTGTTCTCCATCAAGGTGAACTGGTTTAGTCCTGATTCCTCAATGACTGAGTTAGTCCAAGAACTGgaattaaaagagaaactggTCCAGTCCTGCAGAGACCAGTGTCCTCTCTTTAGTAGCTCCtcccactgactgactgctgcatgttgacctttaacctctttGCTCTGTGTTGTTTCCTTCAGAACGAGGAACCATCAGAGCTGAATCTGGACAAACTGTCTCTCTACCATGTAAAGCTCTGAACAATGAACCTGTCTCAGTGGTGGAGTGGAGCAAAACTGATCCAAAGCCAGAAGAAGAGCTCCTTTTATATCGTGATGAGAAGTTTGTTACTTTGAAGAACCGAGTGGATCTACAGGACAGACAGATGAAGGATGGAGACGTGTCTCTGATTCTGAAGGATGTGACAACTGATGACAGTGGAACATATGAGTGTTACGTCgaccaaagagaaaaaaacatcatcaagaAATTCCTTGATTCCATCAGCATCATCAGACTGGATGTATTTCCACCAGGTGAGTGAgtgttgttgagtttgtgtgtttgtctctgatcagaggtgaagctgcttcctggttgttgatgtgacagagaaagatctcagatcagatgtttgacttttacaaAGATGTTGTTGATGAGACTTTCTAGAAAACAGCTGGTCTGAGTCATGTGATCAGAGTGATGTAGATAATGTCTGACAGCAGTTTGTTCTTCACTCATCAGCTCCCTCACACCTCACATCTGCTTCTGTCTGCAGGTCacaaggaggagagaggagacaaggaggagggaggacacaAGGAGGGAGGACACAAGGATGGATCTGTTGGTCTGATTGTCGGTCTGatagttgctgctgctgttcttgttgttgttgttggttttctgaTCTTCAGAAGACGTAGACATCCTGGTCCATaccatcctcctcctggtcctgatcctgataCAAAGTAGCTTTAAATGTCTGGGATCAGTTTCCAGCTGGACTCTGAGTGTCCTGCTGCTGGTTCTAGTTCTTCAGAGGAcctgaggacagacaggaggtAACAATGCTGGACATCCAGCAGACATGAGCAACCACTGTAGCAGCTGACCTCCAACACCATCATCCTCCACTCAGCAAACAGCAGAACTGGATCCACACAGGAAACACTCAGTCAGAGAAACAATCTGCTCAAAgaatctttcattcattttaatattaatcCAGAATCCTTAAAACATCTTGGTTTGAACAAACATCAGTGACACAGAGTCCTGATAAGTGGTGAATGTTTTACTCTCTTGAAttcaagtttttattctttgttttttgtagtttttgtaaaaATCTAATACGATATATGTAAAGTTCAGACAGACTGTAATTAAAGGAGCAGTCTAATGTTGTTCTTAATGAAGCTGTGTATTTAAAGCTGACATTGACAGAGTCAGATATCAGTGGTGATCAGCTTCAGTTCAGCTCTTCCTAAATGTCTTAGTTGTGTCTTTATTGATAATAATGTTtataatgttttgtgagctgaATGTAGAAGCTGTTGAACCAGTTGAATCAGCTCTAATCTGATCTGGAATCAGTCCAACAAAGCTCCTCCTACATTCAGACTCATGAAACATGTTCAATGACTTTCTCTGAGATTCATTGACCTTGTCAAGCTGTAACATCATCTGTGATCCTCTACATCCTGGTTACTACCACGTCCACTAATTGATTGTGTTATAGTTTAACTTGTGTGCCTCATGATTTGATTCAGTTGTTTGTATGTTGCTTCTGCCAGTTTCTATCTACATGATACAttgaatatttcatttctttgtgcttttattgttaCTTGTATTGTCTTCGTATTTGTCTCAGGGAGTAAACATAAAATTTCTTacactgttgtttgttgtgacCTATATGATGACAATTTGTTCTTGATTTGTAAATGTTCTACTTTCccacagggataaataaagtctttcAGTCAAATAAAGTCTTATGAATTCTCATAACTATTTGGTCCTTCAAGTTGGATCCCAACAGTCTTTCCTCAAACCAGGTTTTGGGCACTGACACCGTGCACAGGAGAGTCTGGGATTCCTAGAAAGACCTCCAACTGAACTGTTGTGTAAAGAGGCTGGTATCTTAAAGAGAACACGGTGTAGTCACTGGACTCTGAGGCAGGTCAATTAAAGTGAAACACtgagaaacaacagagaaacacaacCCTGTTCAAAGAGACAGATAACTAGTTCTGTTTAAGGGCTGAGTGGAAAACAGTGatgatttgtttaaaataatatccATAAATATGTGGCCACTATATTTTTACTTGATACAAGAATAGCAAGTGTTAATCAAtgtaaaatatgataaaatatgataaCTTGAGACTGGAAAAATATTTctatgaaagaaatgaaatgaaacatctaAAGTAGAGCAGACTGATGCTTCTCTTGTTGCTCCCTGAGctggtttccatggaaacacttTATTATAGTCAGTAATGTTGAGATTCTGTATTCCTCTGTAGTCCGACTGGAATCTCTGTAACAGAGAGACAACAGCACCACCCTCAGGTCAATATGGAAAACTGCAGTCTGTGACTTTCATCCTGCACTTCACTTATTTCTGacctaaaacagaagaaaaccaGTAAAACGAATCAACTAATCACACAAACTCTTCtctaaaacaggaagtgaagttTGACAAACATCCGtattgtgtcttttatttatttattagtaattgtgtgtttctttttgtgtggaCAGTGAGTGGCAATAGGATAGTGGGAATTTAAAACTaccaaaaatagaaaacattaaattcCATTAAAAACCAATCGATGTCCTCTTCTATTGTTTTTTAGATATTAAGACGTGGATGGCAGAGAagttcctacagctcaaccaggacagaAGTCAGGTTTTAGTTATCGGTCCTGAGGCTCAGAGAGACAAAGTTTTACCTAAATTACAGACAATGTCTATGTTTCCCtgagaagaggtaaaaacctgggtgttattattgactctgagcttggttttatccctcacattaaaaacatggtAAAAAGTGGATTTTAGCAGCTCAAGAACACAGCCAGAGTCCACCCGTTTCTctctgatgcttttatctccagtcGTATCGACTATTGTAATGCTCTCCTttctacaggccaaaagtttggaagcaacatcaaatttgtacataaaagatcatacTTTCATTGGTATAACtttgaatcaaaataaaaaatattatgatGTATAGAGTAacttatcaggagacatttttactataattatcaggtatttaagcttttctttcttcatagtaACCTCCTCTGGGTTTAACAACATCATGACATATACGGGGGATTTATATATCTAGACTCTGGAAAGCCAaagaattataataataaaagttaataatgcgaattcttttttttttttttttttttttttttacttttgcaccgAAGCTGCAACCCTTCAAATCTTCTCggccctaaaactaagcccttcttcttttcttattcaccaatggtctggtaacattaatgaaCACTGTAAATTGttcctattttttttacatttgttcatatgctaaaTCTGTAAACTATtgcttatattatttttattttcattgcactagattaaagttaaatttttttttttttgtactttattttatcgttgtttgcatttttatgcacaactaagctactgtgacagagcaatttcccttgtgttTCATTAAAGTCTACCAAAGTctaaatacagtatgttgttttgttatttgttcttTCTTAATTGAGtgttcaaaaaataaagaaatatcaaattaaatctTCTTTAATATCATTGGTACATTGCTCTTGGAGATACCACTACTATATAATACACATTACACTTATTCGATCAATTAATGAGCTGACAGACTTTTGAATTTCCCTTTagtgatgaataaaataattcttatgtgtttatcattttaattaattatatcTACATTTGGTCAAATATATAAGTATAAAAAGCATACTGGTtgtattatattacattatattatattatattatattatattatattatattatattatattatattatattatattatattatgattTGCTCGGATGATTACAATAACAATGTGAAATGTCATGTGGTGAATGTCTTAATAAGATTTTGACTTATGAAAATTAGAGAGAAAACTGTGATTCAACTGATCATCTCCACGACCGTTGTGTGATGCAGTACAGAAACTGAGCAGACACAGCCTGGTGATTGGTCCCCACCAGCGAGAGGCGGGCCTTATAAGAAGCGTCGTTCAAGAACCATCAAGTTTGGTCGCGTTCCCTTTGAGTTCGGCTTGGCAGTGAAGGAAGGTTTTCAAGCCCCTGCTATGCCCATGAATGGAGTGTATGCATTGTTTCTGTTTGGGTTATTTTGAGACTTGTTGAATAACACAAGTGTCTCTTAAAATGTGcactgttaataataaaaacgttGCCTTGCTGAAATgagattcttttgttttttgttgcacatACAGATAATTTACACACCATACATATATTTCTCCactttgtttttaacgttttcttttaaacataacGTTAACATTTATCAACGCATGAATATTTCCACGATTGTATATcatgtgtttatatacatatataagaAAATAGGTCGTGGGACGATGTGTTTTGAAACGTTGCTGAACACTGTATGTCATTGAACACACcccttttcagtgggataaaaCTTCCACGTAAAAGCAGTAAAACCACGCCAAAAATAgcactaataaaaataaaggtttactATTAATAACGTATCTCTactcaaaatataaatatataggtTGGGAATATACCTTTCTGTTTGGAAATGAGTAGATATATGTTTTCCGAAACCTAATATCAACATCCTAACCCCGAAGAAGAATTCAGgaactacatttttttctgagtcACAATACACAACAGCTTGTCGCGCCATTTAATTTGTAGTTCTGAtgttttctctctattatgtaaAATTGTGACTGTGATCTTAGCAAACTTTACTTCAGGGCCTGTGGAGCACAACTGTTTGATcagatttcatctttgtcattggTAAGAAGGTGAAATCAGGTTTTTTCAAGGTTTCAACACTAGTCAATAGCGCCACCCATTAGTTTGCCCTCAGGTATCATAGTATAGGTCAATAATCTTCCAAAACTGTTGACCCTGTGTCTGtagcatgttttgttgttgaacagTAAGACTTCAAATGTGTCTCAGGTACAAGGTTCAAAGGGCACACCTGAGGAGCAGGACCCGCCCACAACTCTCATACTGACATATGTTACTCCCCAGGTCAAGACCTTTCAAACGatgtcatcactgttgtcctacgacaaagtttaattttcatctctCAGCCATGGCTGTCTCAGGTGAACATCCAAAGACGTCTTTCTGGGCCAAGCTGGATGAAATCAAACATATCTTAGGGGATATTTAGTGATCAA harbors:
- the LOC125009659 gene encoding matrix remodeling-associated protein 8-like isoform X1, with the protein product MSTGTSASFWLTLLSVVLSVSGERGFIRAEPGQNVSLPCKALNNEPVIIVDWSRTEPKPEEELLSYRDEKLVTLKNRVDLQDRQMKDGDVSLILKDVTTDDSGTYECYVETKTKRRKRDAGNITIIKLHVVSERGTIRAESGQTVSLPCKALNNEPVSVVEWSKTDPKPEEELLLYRDEKFVTLKNRVDLQDRQMKDGDVSLILKDVTTDDSGTYECYVDQREKNIIKKFLDSISIIRLDVFPPGHKEERGDKEEGGHKEGGHKDGSVGLIVGLIVAAAVLVVVVGFLIFRRRRHPGPYHPPPGPDPDTK